The Mucilaginibacter yixingensis genome window below encodes:
- a CDS encoding alpha/beta fold hydrolase: protein MKWLSVKILLFSCLCQAALAADTVKVSKPATMVQLNRWRAEARKALFIPSPAPAVKPHVFGNLSPMPGILVQHVTYGTQYGMRVPAVVYAPTKPKGKIPAVIIVAGHGGDKATWYEVYAGMLYAKAGAVVITYDPIGENERASTHQHEAREHDIALPGAQSPARMGGLMIGDVIQAVSYAISRPDVDPKRIAVLGYSMGSFHAALAAALDPRIRALVLSGGGDLDGNGGAWDSSTKTMCQGGPYQALSFLPDKGAILYALHQRSGTTLILNGLEDGLITKPNHLDPFFNDLRTRAAALAGPKAPLIDYRFYPGVAHRPSWVNTDAFTWLHAQLHFPNGDALLAGGTTHIAEWAATTGAHINKGYEVEEREGGIRAVGTGFPALTPDQLQVVPMAEWEAHRDDYTWPAWAKQTLQVQGLPVVLPVQGGVGR, encoded by the coding sequence ATGAAATGGCTGTCCGTTAAAATCTTGTTATTTAGTTGCCTGTGTCAGGCTGCTTTGGCTGCCGATACCGTAAAGGTTAGCAAGCCTGCAACTATGGTACAATTAAACCGATGGCGCGCTGAGGCCCGTAAAGCCTTGTTTATCCCCTCGCCCGCACCTGCCGTGAAGCCACATGTTTTCGGCAACCTTTCGCCAATGCCGGGGATTTTGGTGCAACACGTTACTTATGGCACACAATATGGCATGCGGGTGCCTGCGGTGGTATATGCGCCAACAAAACCCAAAGGAAAGATACCGGCAGTGATCATAGTCGCCGGTCATGGCGGCGATAAAGCCACCTGGTACGAAGTCTATGCTGGTATGCTCTATGCCAAAGCCGGCGCTGTGGTGATTACTTATGACCCGATTGGAGAGAACGAACGCGCCAGCACCCACCAGCACGAAGCACGCGAACATGATATTGCCCTGCCGGGCGCACAATCGCCCGCACGGATGGGCGGCTTGATGATAGGCGATGTGATACAAGCCGTGAGTTATGCCATTAGTCGGCCCGATGTCGACCCCAAACGGATTGCCGTGCTGGGCTACTCTATGGGCAGCTTCCATGCAGCATTGGCCGCCGCGCTTGATCCGCGCATCCGTGCGCTGGTGCTTTCGGGCGGCGGCGATCTGGACGGCAACGGAGGGGCATGGGATTCGAGCACCAAAACCATGTGCCAGGGCGGTCCCTACCAGGCGCTCAGCTTTCTGCCTGATAAAGGCGCCATCCTTTATGCCCTGCATCAGCGCAGCGGCACAACCTTAATTTTAAACGGATTGGAAGACGGCCTGATCACCAAACCCAACCATCTCGATCCATTCTTTAATGATCTGCGCACACGGGCAGCCGCGCTGGCCGGACCAAAAGCGCCCTTAATAGACTACCGCTTTTACCCCGGCGTAGCCCACCGCCCCAGTTGGGTAAATACCGATGCGTTTACCTGGCTGCATGCCCAACTACATTTCCCCAATGGCGATGCCTTGCTGGCGGGCGGCACCACGCACATTGCCGAATGGGCTGCCACTACCGGCGCACACATTAATAAAGGATATGAGGTAGAAGAACGCGAAGGCGGCATCCGGGCTGTAGGAACAGGCTTCCCGGCACTTACGCCAGATCAGCTGCAGGTAGTACCGATGGCCGAGTGGGAAGCCCACCGCGATGACTATACCTGGCCGGCCTGGGCTAAGCAAACTTTGCAGGTGCAGGGGCTGCCGGTGGTGTTGCCGGTGCAGGGAGGAGTTGGGCGTTAG
- a CDS encoding nuclear transport factor 2 family protein, producing the protein MDKEQLIRQAYTAFNARNIDAVLSVMSPDVRWPKAWEGDYAHGHTEVRAYWERQWQEIDPIVTPVYFRERTDGTIAVEVDQLVKDLEGNAVFNGKVLHVYTIAGGLLQQMEIEIG; encoded by the coding sequence ATGGATAAAGAACAGCTAATCAGGCAGGCTTATACTGCCTTTAACGCCAGAAATATTGATGCCGTACTTAGTGTGATGTCTCCGGATGTTAGATGGCCCAAAGCCTGGGAGGGCGATTACGCGCACGGACACACCGAAGTGAGAGCCTACTGGGAAAGGCAATGGCAAGAGATTGACCCGATAGTAACCCCGGTTTATTTCCGCGAAAGAACAGACGGGACAATAGCCGTTGAGGTTGATCAACTGGTGAAAGATCTGGAAGGTAACGCTGTGTTTAACGGGAAGGTGTTACATGTGTATACCATCGCGGGTGGATTGTTGCAGCAGATGGAAATCGAGATAGGATAA
- the map gene encoding type I methionyl aminopeptidase gives MYISTDEEKTGMQLASDAVAITLNKMRAYAKAGISTKELDEYGGQLLAEMGAQSAPKLAYNFPGYTCICVNEEVAHGVPSADKILKEGDLINIDVSAELNGFWADNGGSFILGEDIHGHGKLVAASKEILKKAISNIKGGVKISDIGKLIETEAKKAGYTVIKNLTGHGVGRSLHEDPHEIANYCDRENTTRFKKNSVVAIETFISTRSTIAEQQADGWTLTGNKGGFVAQHEHTIMVTSAEPVIFTAQNGVWD, from the coding sequence ATGTATATATCTACCGATGAAGAAAAAACTGGCATGCAACTGGCCAGTGATGCCGTAGCTATTACCTTAAACAAAATGCGTGCCTATGCCAAAGCGGGCATCTCTACCAAAGAGCTGGACGAGTATGGCGGTCAGTTACTGGCAGAAATGGGTGCGCAATCTGCCCCAAAATTGGCTTACAATTTCCCGGGTTATACCTGCATCTGTGTTAATGAGGAGGTTGCACACGGGGTACCATCGGCAGATAAGATTTTAAAAGAAGGCGATCTGATCAATATCGATGTATCGGCAGAGCTCAATGGTTTTTGGGCCGATAACGGCGGGTCTTTTATTTTAGGTGAAGACATCCACGGTCATGGCAAGCTGGTTGCCGCATCAAAAGAGATTTTGAAAAAGGCCATCAGCAATATTAAGGGCGGCGTCAAAATCTCAGACATTGGCAAACTGATTGAAACGGAAGCAAAAAAAGCCGGCTATACGGTCATCAAAAACCTGACGGGCCATGGGGTTGGTCGCAGCCTGCACGAAGACCCGCACGAAATTGCCAACTATTGCGACCGTGAAAACACTACACGCTTTAAAAAGAACTCGGTAGTAGCTATAGAAACCTTCATATCCACCCGATCCACCATTGCCGAACAACAGGCCGATGGCTGGACGCTTACCGGCAACAAAGGTGGTTTTGTTGCCCAGCACGAGCATACCATTATGGTAACCAGTGCCGAACCGGTGATATTTACTGCACAAAACGGCGTTTGGGATTGA
- a CDS encoding helix-turn-helix transcriptional regulator yields the protein MNLRRDVFQAIADPTRRAILVLVATQSMTAGAIAANFDTARPTVSKHLQILTECELLKQEQTGREIYYHFNPNKMKEVADFVEPFAKMWDDRFNKLESLMQQYKPKK from the coding sequence ATGAATTTACGCAGAGACGTTTTCCAGGCCATTGCAGATCCTACCCGCCGGGCCATACTGGTGCTGGTGGCCACGCAATCAATGACAGCCGGAGCCATTGCCGCCAATTTTGATACCGCCCGCCCTACCGTTTCCAAACATTTACAGATACTGACCGAGTGTGAACTGTTGAAACAGGAACAAACAGGTCGCGAGATATACTATCACTTTAACCCCAATAAAATGAAAGAGGTAGCCGATTTTGTTGAACCCTTCGCTAAAATGTGGGACGATCGCTTTAACAAGCTGGAAAGCCTGATGCAACAGTATAAACCAAAAAAATAA
- a CDS encoding SRPBCC domain-containing protein: MELKTKVNANDGQQDLVITREFDLPVDLLFKAYTEPELITQWMGTKILKLESQKHGSYQFETCDPQGNVAFRASGVIHELVTDRKITRTFEMEGAPFGVQLEIYQFEALTDGTSKLHMHVIYESAAKRDQLLQLPFKQGLNMAHNRIQEILGQQK, from the coding sequence ATGGAACTGAAGACAAAAGTAAACGCCAACGACGGCCAGCAGGACCTGGTTATCACCCGCGAATTTGATTTACCGGTAGACTTGCTTTTCAAAGCCTATACCGAACCAGAACTGATTACCCAGTGGATGGGTACCAAAATACTAAAACTGGAGAGCCAGAAACATGGCAGCTACCAGTTTGAGACTTGCGACCCGCAAGGTAACGTGGCCTTCCGCGCCAGTGGCGTGATCCACGAGTTGGTGACCGATCGAAAGATCACCCGCACATTTGAAATGGAGGGCGCCCCCTTCGGCGTGCAACTGGAGATCTACCAATTTGAGGCACTGACTGACGGCACCAGCAAGCTGCACATGCACGTCATTTATGAGTCGGCCGCCAAACGCGATCAGTTGCTGCAGTTGCCGTTTAAGCAAGGACTCAACATGGCGCACAACCGCATTCAGGAAATTTTAGGTCAACAAAAATAA
- a CDS encoding DoxX family protein → MSKRNKIIYWIATAWLSLGMLSTGIVQLIRMKKETELMHLLGYPDYFLTIIGVWKILGVIAVLIPRFPVLKEWAYAGFFFTMSGAVISHLACGDKDLFGPMLLIVLTATSWYFRPAERKPVVASIN, encoded by the coding sequence ATGAGCAAAAGAAATAAGATCATTTACTGGATTGCCACCGCATGGCTATCGCTCGGCATGCTTTCTACTGGCATTGTGCAGCTCATCAGAATGAAGAAAGAAACCGAGCTGATGCATCTGCTGGGCTACCCTGATTACTTCTTAACCATTATTGGTGTATGGAAGATTTTGGGCGTGATTGCAGTACTCATCCCCCGCTTCCCTGTGCTGAAAGAATGGGCTTATGCAGGCTTTTTCTTCACCATGTCTGGTGCTGTTATTTCGCACCTGGCCTGTGGCGATAAAGATCTTTTCGGGCCGATGTTATTAATTGTGTTAACGGCAACTTCGTGGTATTTCCGTCCGGCGGAGAGGAAGCCGGTGGTGGCGAGTATTAATTAA
- a CDS encoding gliding motility-associated C-terminal domain-containing protein, with amino-acid sequence MKFRLVAGLSIILLCVFLSSYAQTPQATLMARAETIAQTSRLKTYGNLADANISNVLVAPPQFSYPTPLVYGINQPIAPLSPLNTGGAVPPGIYGSVNTLSGTFSTVTGVVADKAGNVYVADYDANIIYMISPAGAVSVFAGKNTGGFANGYRTSALFSMPDALAIDTDGNIYVADYGNNQIRKIDVSGNVTTLAGSVTSGNVDGAGTAARFENPRGLTIDKDGNIFVADQTNNLIRKITTAGVVSTYAGNGTAGFTNGPRLSASFNTPTSVEVDPAGNLYVSDATNNVIRKIAVDGTVTTFASGFNFPREARFDAAGNLYVNDQNSSSVKKITPAGVISTLAYGSFIGMATDPDGNLLVGGGSRVVRITLTGYTIDKPLPAGLVFDPKTGTISGTPTVITPAQNYTITAYNSGGSYSKIINIAVATNAVPTLIPSVITMPAQSPGGTLGAGNIYDPHATSNNNETPITFTSSDPTVAYITPDGQIKVIKPGTITLTANQAASEHYSAATPATQQVIFIAQLRVLLPVINTRTVCAADFNVGGLVSDNLFPAKYTSSNPAVATVDNNGKIHIVGVGSTDITLSEPGLAPYYLDAVPQSQTFNVTLPVIPAVTIATTQVNTCPGTPVTFTATSQNAGAAPKYQWQVNGANAGDNSAIFVSSVLVTGDKVSCSIINTDDACISTYMGNSNTVTVTRDVAINPTIAITSSVSWAFEGTPITLTATANNTGPAGELTYQWFVNDLPAGLNSPSFTSSSFVNNDVVTCMVTPLAACSTPATSNPVKLTIVARVDVPNAFTPNGDGVNDKWVIGGINSFPNCQVNIYDRYGKLVYQSRGYSQPWDGSFNGQPIPVSTYYYVIDLGFENQKTAGHITIIR; translated from the coding sequence ATGAAATTTCGTTTAGTCGCTGGGCTTTCCATCATACTTTTATGTGTTTTTTTAAGTAGTTATGCGCAAACACCGCAGGCTACGCTGATGGCCAGAGCAGAAACCATAGCTCAAACGTCGCGCCTTAAAACATACGGCAATCTCGCTGATGCCAATATTAGCAACGTACTTGTTGCGCCCCCTCAGTTTTCTTATCCTACACCGTTAGTATACGGCATCAATCAGCCTATTGCGCCGCTGAGTCCGCTAAATACCGGAGGGGCTGTGCCGCCGGGTATTTATGGCTCTGTTAACACGTTGTCAGGTACGTTCTCTACGGTTACCGGTGTGGTTGCAGATAAAGCAGGCAATGTTTATGTGGCTGATTATGATGCTAACATTATTTATATGATATCTCCAGCGGGTGCAGTAAGTGTGTTTGCAGGAAAGAACACCGGCGGTTTTGCAAACGGTTATCGTACCAGTGCGTTATTTAGCATGCCGGATGCTCTTGCTATAGATACGGATGGAAATATTTACGTTGCAGATTACGGCAATAATCAGATCAGAAAGATTGATGTGTCTGGCAACGTAACTACTCTGGCCGGAAGCGTGACATCGGGTAACGTTGACGGGGCCGGGACTGCAGCACGTTTTGAAAATCCCAGGGGGCTTACAATAGACAAAGACGGAAATATATTTGTAGCCGATCAGACAAATAACCTGATCAGAAAAATAACGACCGCTGGAGTGGTTAGCACTTATGCCGGCAATGGCACTGCTGGATTTACTAACGGCCCGCGCCTGTCTGCTTCTTTTAACACGCCCACCTCTGTTGAAGTTGACCCTGCCGGTAACTTATATGTATCAGACGCAACCAATAACGTCATCAGAAAAATTGCGGTTGATGGTACGGTAACAACCTTTGCATCCGGGTTTAATTTTCCGCGTGAAGCCCGGTTTGATGCCGCTGGTAATTTGTATGTAAATGATCAAAACTCTTCCAGCGTAAAAAAGATAACCCCAGCGGGTGTTATTAGCACGCTTGCATATGGCTCATTTATAGGCATGGCAACGGACCCTGACGGCAATCTTTTGGTAGGGGGCGGAAGCCGGGTTGTCAGGATTACCCTAACAGGTTATACTATCGATAAACCGTTGCCTGCCGGATTGGTGTTTGATCCCAAGACCGGTACTATCAGCGGTACGCCTACAGTTATTACTCCAGCGCAAAATTATACCATCACCGCTTATAATAGCGGCGGTAGCTATAGTAAAATTATTAATATTGCAGTGGCTACTAATGCTGTTCCTACACTTATTCCGTCGGTTATCACTATGCCTGCCCAATCACCCGGCGGTACTCTAGGAGCAGGTAATATTTACGATCCGCATGCTACCAGTAACAATAATGAAACGCCCATAACCTTTACCAGCAGTGACCCAACGGTGGCCTACATTACACCTGATGGACAAATTAAAGTAATAAAACCGGGGACAATAACGCTTACTGCTAATCAGGCTGCCAGTGAGCACTATAGTGCAGCAACGCCTGCAACACAGCAAGTGATATTTATTGCACAACTGAGAGTGCTGTTGCCAGTCATAAATACAAGAACGGTTTGTGCTGCAGATTTTAATGTTGGCGGTTTGGTGTCCGATAATTTGTTTCCGGCCAAATATACCAGCAGCAACCCGGCTGTGGCTACTGTTGACAATAACGGTAAAATACATATTGTGGGTGTCGGTTCTACGGATATCACTTTGTCAGAGCCGGGCTTGGCACCTTATTATCTGGATGCGGTGCCGCAATCGCAAACATTTAATGTTACGTTACCAGTAATACCTGCAGTGACAATTGCAACGACACAGGTTAATACCTGTCCCGGCACACCGGTTACGTTTACGGCCACTTCGCAAAATGCAGGTGCAGCGCCTAAATATCAATGGCAGGTCAATGGCGCCAATGCTGGCGATAACTCGGCGATATTTGTGTCATCGGTACTGGTAACAGGTGATAAGGTAAGCTGTTCTATCATTAATACAGATGATGCGTGCATCAGTACGTACATGGGCAACTCTAACACCGTTACGGTTACGCGCGATGTAGCCATCAATCCAACAATAGCCATAACATCCTCGGTCAGTTGGGCTTTTGAGGGTACGCCAATAACGTTAACTGCAACAGCGAATAATACAGGCCCTGCCGGTGAGCTAACTTATCAATGGTTTGTAAACGATTTGCCTGCAGGACTAAACAGCCCATCTTTTACCAGCAGCAGTTTTGTAAATAACGATGTGGTAACCTGTATGGTAACGCCGCTGGCGGCTTGTAGCACACCGGCCACCAGTAATCCGGTTAAGCTAACTATAGTTGCGAGGGTGGATGTCCCTAACGCTTTTACCCCTAATGGAGATGGGGTGAATGATAAATGGGTGATTGGTGGTATTAACAGTTTTCCTAATTGTCAGGTTAATATCTATGATCGGTACGGCAAGCTTGTTTATCAATCCAGGGGATATAGTCAACCGTGGGACGGTAGCTTTAATGGACAACCAATTCCGGTGTCAACCTATTATTACGTGATAGATCTGGGGTTTGAAAATCAAAAGACGGCCGGCCATATTACTATAATCCGTTAA
- the trmB gene encoding tRNA (guanosine(46)-N7)-methyltransferase TrmB, translated as MGKDKLRCFAEVSTFSNVVQMEDGKPYRGNWSADFFKNNQPLVLELACGKGEYTVNLARFFPERNFLGIDYKGNRIWRGAKTALEDGVANAGFLRIQIENLVDYFAPGEIDEIWITFPDPQPQLSREKKRLTSPRFLEMYKQLLKPGGFMSLKTDNDGLHAYTAEKIEELGLKLHVKTEDLYHSPFADEVLSIKTYYEKKYLQDNKNINYLKFSF; from the coding sequence GTGGGAAAAGACAAGCTGAGATGCTTTGCCGAGGTGTCAACTTTTAGTAACGTGGTGCAAATGGAAGACGGTAAACCTTACCGTGGCAACTGGAGCGCCGATTTTTTTAAAAACAACCAGCCGCTGGTGCTGGAACTGGCCTGTGGCAAAGGCGAATACACCGTTAACCTTGCACGCTTCTTCCCCGAAAGAAACTTTCTGGGTATTGACTATAAAGGCAACCGCATTTGGCGCGGCGCCAAAACAGCACTGGAAGATGGCGTAGCCAACGCCGGTTTTTTGCGCATCCAGATTGAGAACCTGGTTGACTATTTTGCCCCTGGCGAGATTGACGAGATCTGGATCACCTTCCCAGACCCGCAGCCACAGCTGAGCCGCGAGAAGAAACGTCTTACCTCTCCCCGTTTTCTGGAAATGTACAAGCAGTTGTTAAAACCGGGCGGCTTTATGAGCCTAAAGACCGACAACGACGGATTGCATGCTTACACCGCTGAGAAAATTGAGGAGTTGGGTTTAAAACTACACGTTAAAACTGAAGACCTGTATCACTCGCCTTTTGCCGACGAGGTGCTGTCTATCAAAACCTACTACGAGAAAAAATACTTGCAGGATAATAAGAACATTAACTACCTTAAGTTCTCTTTTTAG
- a CDS encoding MGMT family protein, translated as MPDKDFYDQVYQVVRLIPAGRVTSYGAIAAYLGAKSGSRMVGYAMNNCAGIEPPVPAHRVVNRNGLLTGKFHFHPNSLMEDMLASEGVKVEDDKVIDFKNVYWAPSVELAL; from the coding sequence ATGCCCGATAAAGATTTTTACGATCAGGTTTACCAGGTAGTTCGGCTGATACCAGCCGGACGGGTTACCTCGTATGGAGCTATAGCGGCTTATCTGGGTGCTAAAAGCGGCTCGCGTATGGTGGGTTATGCCATGAACAATTGTGCGGGCATAGAGCCACCGGTACCTGCGCACCGGGTGGTTAACCGCAACGGATTACTTACCGGCAAATTTCATTTTCACCCCAACAGCCTCATGGAAGACATGCTGGCCAGCGAAGGTGTAAAAGTAGAAGACGATAAAGTAATTGATTTTAAAAACGTTTACTGGGCCCCGTCCGTCGAGCTGGCTTTGTAA
- a CDS encoding STM3941 family protein, whose protein sequence is MMVLKNEIKISLDKGKLRLLMFLAFLFAIGGVWVIIQSDHMMSPARPRALLILVGSAVIVLAGVCMVFIFRKFGDTEPGLIINDDGITDHSSGTAAGLVPWSTIERVDMARVKSQQFILLFVKDADAIIAAQSNGMKRQLMKMNQRLYGTPVCINANTLQCGFDEIYRLISDSFERRKELDNM, encoded by the coding sequence ATGATGGTATTGAAAAATGAGATCAAGATATCGTTAGACAAAGGCAAATTGCGTTTGTTGATGTTTCTTGCGTTTTTGTTTGCTATTGGTGGGGTGTGGGTTATCATCCAGTCTGACCATATGATGAGTCCGGCACGCCCCCGGGCGTTGTTAATACTAGTAGGGAGTGCGGTCATTGTTTTAGCCGGAGTGTGTATGGTGTTTATCTTCAGAAAGTTTGGTGATACAGAACCTGGGCTGATTATTAACGACGATGGTATTACCGATCATTCCAGCGGCACGGCGGCCGGCCTGGTGCCCTGGAGCACCATAGAACGTGTTGATATGGCCCGGGTAAAAAGCCAGCAGTTTATTCTGTTGTTTGTGAAGGATGCCGACGCAATAATTGCCGCCCAGTCCAACGGCATGAAAAGGCAACTGATGAAGATGAACCAACGCCTTTACGGTACGCCGGTATGCATCAACGCCAATACTTTACAATGTGGTTTTGATGAGATTTATCGTTTAATAAGCGATAGCTTTGAAAGACGCAAGGAACTGGACAATATGTAA
- a CDS encoding VOC family protein — protein MITFKRIDHIHVCVPRERLEEARQFYADVIGLPETYRPDVFGAPGHWFNVAGIELHIGVEPSLPRSIRHSAFEVADVLAAKAYLQSKGVEVKEEPVIPGRERFSFIDPFGNRMEFLQFI, from the coding sequence ATGATAACTTTTAAACGGATAGACCACATACACGTTTGCGTGCCGCGCGAACGATTAGAAGAAGCCCGGCAGTTTTATGCCGATGTAATTGGTTTGCCAGAAACCTACCGGCCTGATGTTTTTGGTGCGCCCGGTCACTGGTTTAACGTGGCGGGTATTGAGTTGCATATTGGCGTAGAGCCATCGTTGCCGCGCAGTATCAGGCATAGCGCGTTTGAGGTAGCGGATGTGCTGGCTGCAAAGGCTTATTTGCAAAGTAAAGGAGTTGAGGTGAAGGAGGAGCCCGTTATCCCCGGTAGGGAACGCTTCTCGTTTATCGATCCGTTTGGAAACAGAATGGAGTTCTTGCAGTTTATATAA